The proteins below are encoded in one region of Centropristis striata isolate RG_2023a ecotype Rhode Island chromosome 12, C.striata_1.0, whole genome shotgun sequence:
- the LOC131981258 gene encoding C-X-C motif chemokine 9-like gives MSSIIKVFLLLAVVVCLSSAQQHQSEQCLCQRVRNRMVSKSDIKDIQIYQATAFCNKVEIVVTNNSGLRYCLNPNLDAVKRLMASMMKPKTSTTARPTEVTSTPSSSSSTARN, from the exons ATGTCCAGCATCATCAAAGTGTTTCTGCTCCTGGCTGTCGTGGTCTGCCTCTCCAGTGCCCAGC aaCATCAATCAGAGCAGTGTCTGTGTCAACGTGTCAGGAATAGAATGGTCTCTAAGTCTGACATTAAGGACATCCAGATCTACCAAGCAACCGCCTTCTGTAACAAAGTGGAGATTGT TGTCACCAACAACAGCGGCCTTCGCTACTGCCTGAACCCTAATCTGGATGCAGTGAAAAGGCTCATGGCTTCCATGAT gAAACCAAAAACCTCTACAACAGCCAGACCAACTGAGGTCACTTCCAccccaagcagcagcagcagcacagctcgCAACTGA
- the LOC131981256 gene encoding platelet basic protein-like has protein sequence MSSIIKVFLLLAVVVCLSSAQQHQSEQCLCQRVRNRMVSKSDIKDIQIYQATTFCTKVEIVVTNNSGLRYCLNPKLDAVKKIMASIMKPKTSTTARPTEVTSTPSSSSSSSSTARN, from the exons ATGTCCAGCATCATCAAAGTGTTTCTGCTCCTGGCTGTCGTGGTCTGCCTCTCCAGTGCTCAAc aaCATCAATCAGAGCAGTGTCTGTGTCAACGTGTCAGGAATAGAATGGTCTCAAAGTCTGACATTAAGGACATCCAGATCTACCAAGCAACCACCTTCTGTACCAAAGTGGAGATTGT TGTCACCAACAACAGCGGCCTTCGCTACTGCCTGAACCCTAAACTGGATGCAGTGAAAAAGATCATGGCTTCCATCAT gAAACCAAAAACCTCTACAACAGCCAGACCAACTGAGGTCACTTCCAccccaagcagcagcagcagcagcagcagcacagctcgCAACTGA